A stretch of the Uranotaenia lowii strain MFRU-FL chromosome 3, ASM2978415v1, whole genome shotgun sequence genome encodes the following:
- the LOC129752108 gene encoding uncharacterized protein LOC129752108: MPASIRNGGNGTLPEVSNGFNCVDCSRPDGAENMVQCDKCDLWRHYSCADVDEWVKDVPWTCATCTNQQTQENLSSVSDLAESLARLRARQELERLQIDIDVQRRHTEEQQALISNSLGLEENRSRRSRVSSRLSEQRIRAWVDEVVATAGAEGSSAQQQQPQQQPSQMTEIAESLKAGPSNQSIVPNARGSEAILPSPPLLPSVAVPKMQSTMNRSRPNLPLSSKASDRVKQLPNRSVAFERLSPISDSPIDARAAQRSILRDPLPRFPGQSQQDTASRQPLDLEKEIKNCKQVIEELERNARAQNAELQILLASSQQERLTAEFNKQNPSSRSFSGAFPKATSMRSLPVPTNSHRTGMPIRPELKISEIPNNNKNLPNDQDTFCQRQTQSEDFLQVPLLHNKRPTTKTTNIGLSDGYLTSRPDEKKYPSTSEKQFNLPNHTADAILAMPFLGDEEIVRESRNAFTTQLIDEQAPAFGQKGFTSNNLSVPLRPENLPTHQQLAARQSLARDLPTFSGNPTEWPIFIANYRYTTEACGFTNGENMLRLQRSLQGQALDAVRSRLIFPSAIPQVIEILRMRYGRPEVLINVLLQKVRAIPPPRSDRLESLIEFGTAVQELVDNIDAANEPAHLVNPALLQELVMKLPTDQRMMWAGFRRSIAAVDLRTFGSYMAIIVEDASSVVVYEGDGKKSNVREKSKFKGTVLSHAEGNITEQQNERPLPPNAEEHPLEFYRCAICEENGHRVRECDVFRSLHVDERWLRVRALRLCWNCLSSHGRRACRVKGVCGIDGCKNRHHTLLHSSREDKANVGQILTHRLFDTAALFRIIPVTLFSKDRQIATYAFLDEGSDLTLIESDLVSGLGIRGSPNPLCLRWTANTSRLENESHSVQLSISGIATESKRETMNARTVKHLGLPYQSFYAEEAAQKYGHLRGIPLASYENAKPRMLIGLDNLRLAVPLKTREGNSGPVAVKIRLGWCVYGPRNLNASKAYNLHVCQCSCDNNLETALKDFCALDNLGAQAEIPITKEDQRAIDILETTTKKIGNFFETGLLWKKDLVELPDSYPMAKRRLECFERRMEKNPALKENVHRQIREYELKGYAHVATQQELNEADPSRIWYLPIGAIVNPKKPGKVRVIWDAAAKVKGTSLNSVLLKGPDQLASLPAVLFGFRMYRVALTSDIREMFHQIKIRNADKHSQRFLWRFDRDSSPKIYLMDVATFGSTCSPASAQFVKNRNAEMHYELFPEASRDIISHHYVDDYLKSFSTEEEATKVGNDVRIVHGNGGFQLHNWRSNSQKVLEQLGVEDTLKVKELVEITQTERVLGMLWEPTTDVLSFSTQLSHEVQNLVASSTRHTKRQVLRCVMTLFDPLGLLAPFLIHGKVLIQDLWRTGIEWDDEVPDRVYERWLKWIEVIAHIEEIRIPRCYFPQATKHTYDNVQLHLFVDASEVAYACAIYLRTIVSGQPQCCLIGAKAKVAPLKPWSIPKLELQGCVLGVRLMTYVKQHHAITISSTHIWTDSRTALAWIKADPRNYRPFVSNRVGEILEHTEPSQWRWVPSRSNPADEATKWGVGPFFDRSSQWFNGPHFLQLTEEEWPKPKEELTATTEEMRASVLHHRSWKPVIIYEKYASWEKLQRVVAYVLRHIHNRLKLQPRYDSHLQQHELKSAEENIIQMVQFECFSEEIAALKEKSPDRNPITEKSSLYKLAPTIDDRGLLRQTGRIGAAKEVPYDTKFPLILPGKHYVTELLVDHFHRKFCHRNSETIVNELRQVYEIPNLRVLVKSIGRKCLLCQIRRTRPVYPPMAPLPPARLAHHERAFTYTGLDYFGPLLVKIGRANVKRWIALFTCLTTRAVHLEVAYSLTTASCISTVRRFVGRRGAPAEFYSDNGTNFQGAERILRHQVSQGLSEIFTSSDTKWSFIPPGAPHMGGAWERLVQSVKAAMSEAYSEGKLDDEGLQTLIVEAERIVNTRPLTYLPLDSSHSEALTPNHFLLLNSNGKRRINDEDSSRVGYASKTVDFEVRRSHLGASWDLIQRQLETFWKRWLTEYLPVIRRQSKWFEKVRQLEAGDLVLVTDPTKRCGWERGRVDRVLMNDDGQVRRAVVQIGKTKHVRPVTRLALLDVKGVVPRVPGIHPGENVAAANEEMATLELTRAYDVSQRAKQNVKQT, from the coding sequence ATGCCTGCTTCAATCCGTAACGGCGGTAACGGCACTTTACCAGAGGTGAGCAATGGATTCAATTGTGTGGATTGCTCGCGACCAGATGGAGCAGAGAATATGGTCCAATGTGATAAATGTGACCTTTGGAGACACTATTCGTGTGCGGATGTGGATGAGTGGGTCAAAGATGTACCATGGACGTGCGCCACATGTACCAATCAGCAAACACAGGAAAACCTGTCTTCAGTGTCCGACTTGGCCGAAAGTCTAGCACGGCTTCGCGCAAGACAGGAACTGGAAAGATTACAAATTGATATCGACGTTCAACGACGCCACACTGAAGAACAACAAGCGCTTATTAGTAACAGTCTAGGTTTGGAGGAAAATCGCAGTAGACGAAGTAGAGTGAGCAGTCGACTAAGTGAACAACGTATACGCGCGTGGGTAGACGAGGTCGTAGCCACAGCCGGCGCCGAAGGTTCATCtgctcaacaacaacaaccacaacaaCAGCCATCCCAGATGACAGAAATTGCTGAGTCATTGAAAGCAGGTCCATCAAATCAATCGATCGTGCCAAACGCCAGAGGATCAGAAGCCATACTTCCATCACCACCATTGCTCCCATCGGTGGCGGTTCCGAAgatgcaatcaactatgaatcgATCTCGTCCAAATTTACCACTTTCTTCAAAAGCATCTGACCGCGTAAAGCAGCTTCCCAACCGATCGGTAGCCTTCGAACGACTGTCGCCGATTTCCGATTCGCCAATTGATGCACGAGCAGCACAACGCTCGATTTTACGCGATCCTTTGCCCAGATTCCCCGGACAGAGTCAACAAGATACCGCCAGTAGACAGCCACTCGACTTGGAAAAGgaaattaaaaactgcaaacaaGTAATAGAAGAGCTCGAGCGGAACGCTCGAGCGCAAAATGCAGAACTACAAATATTACTTGCAAGCAGCCAACAAGAACGATTGACTGCTgaatttaataaacaaaatccTTCATCACGAAGCTTCAGCGGAGCTTTCCCGAAAGCTACATCTATGCGAAGTTTGCCAGTACCTACAAATTCCCATCGTACAGGTATGCCAATACGACCAGAATTGAAGATAAGTGAAATcccgaacaacaacaaaaatcttccaaatgaTCAAGATACATTCTGCCAGCGCCAAACCCAATCAGAGGATTTCTTACAAGTGCCTTTGTTGCATAATAAACGACCCACGACCAAGACCACTAACATCGGCCTGTCGGATGGCTATCTGACTTCCCGcccagatgaaaaaaaatatcctagtACGTCAGAGAAGCAGTTCAATTTGCCGAATCACACGGCCGATGCCATCTTAGCGATGCCCTTTCTAGGGGATGAGGAAATCGTACGAGAATCACGAAACGCATTTACAACTCAACTGATAGATGAACAGGCTCCAGCTTTTGGACAAAAGGGGTTCACGTCGAATAACTTATCGGTGCCTTTGAGACCAGAAAACTTACCCACACATCAGCAGCTGGCGGCACGACAGTCTCTGGCTCGAGACCTACCTACATTTTCCGGGAATCCAACAGAATGGCCTATCTTTATAGCCAATTATCGCTACACAACGGAAGCCTGCGGTTTCACGAACGGTGAAAATATGCTACGCCTTCAAAGGAGTCTGCAAGGCCAAGCGCTCGATGCAGTGCGCAGTCGTCTGATTTTCCCATCTGCAATCCCACAAGTGATTGAAATATTGCGAATGCGATACGGCAGACCGGAGGTGTTGATCAACGTGTTGCTCCAAAAAGTACGGGCCATTCCCCCACCAAGATCAGACCGGTTGGAAAGCCTTATCGAATTTGGCACAGCCGTTCAGGAATTGGTAGACAACATTGATGCAGCGAATGAACCAGCCCATCTAGTGAATCCGGCCCTTCTTCAAGAGCTAGTCATGAAGCTCCCAACCGATCAAAGAATGATGTGGGCTGGGTTTAGACGAAGCATAGCTGCTGTGGACCTAAGGACATTCGGGAGTTATATGGCAATAATTGTGGAAGATGCAAGTAGCGTCGTGGTGTATGAAGGTGatggcaaaaaatcaaatgtacGGGAAAAATCTAAGTTCAAAGGAACTGTCCTTTCCCACGCGGAAGGAAACATAACCGAACAGCAAAACGAGCGACCACTTCCTCCCAATGCCGAAGAGCATCCGTTGGAGTTCTACAGATGTGCGATTTGCGAAGAAAATGGACACAGAGTGCGTGAGTGTGATGTGTTTCGCTCGTTGCATGTGGATGAAAGATGGCTTCGAGTGCGAGCTCTGCGATTGTGTTGGAATTGTCTATCTTCTCACGGACGTCGGGCGTGTCGAGTGAAGGGAGTATGTGGAATCGACGGGTGCAAAAATAGGCACCATACACTACTGCATTCATCTAGAGAAGACAAGGCAAACGTGGGTCAAATCCTTACACACAGACTATTCGATACAGCAGCACTCTTCAGGATAATTCCCGTCACACTTTTCAGCAAGGACAGGCAAATCGCTACATACGCCTTCTTAGACGAGGGGTCTGACTTGACACTTATTGAAAGTGACCTAGTCTCAGGTCTGGGAATACGCGGCAGTCCCAACCCTTTGTGTCTGCGATGGACTGCAAATACTTCACGATTGGAAAACGAATCTCACTCCGTCCAGTTGAGCATATCCGGTATTGCAACGGAATCTAAAAGGGAAACTATGAACGCCAGAACTGTAAAACATCTCGGTTTACCATATCAAAGCTTTTACGCAGAAGAAGCGGCTCAGAAGTATGGTCATCTGCGTGGTATACCGTTGGCCAGCTACGAGAACGCGAAACCAAGGATGCTTATCGGATTAGATAATCTTCGACTTGCCGTGCCATTGAAAACAAGAGAAGGAAACAGCGGCCCAGTAGCCGTTAAAATCAGACTCGGGTGGTGTGTTTACGGACCGCGCAACCTAAATGCTAGTAAAGCCTACAATCTCCACGTGTGCCAATGCTCCTGCGATAATAACTTAGAAACTGCGCTGAAGGATTTCTGTGCCTTAGATAATTTAGGAGCTCAAGCTGAGATTCCTATTACGAAAGAAGATCAAAGAGCAATAGATATTTTAGAAACCACCACCAAAAAGATCGGAAATTTTTTCGAAACTGGCTTGCTATGGAAAAAAGACCTGGTCGAACTTCCCGACAGCTATCCCATGGCCAAAAGAAGGCTGGAATGCTTCGAACgacgaatggaaaaaaatccggCTCTTAAAGAGAATGTCCACCGTCAGATTAGGGAATACGAACTGAAAGGTTACGCTCATGTTGCCACTCAACAAGAACTAAATGAGGCGGACCCCAGTCGCATTTGGTATCTTCCGATCGGCGCCATCGTGAACCCAAAAAAACCAGGAAAGGTGCGTGTTATCTGGGACGCAGCCGCAAAAGTCAAAGGAACTTCATTGAACAGCGTATTGCTCAAAGGTCCCGATCAACTTGCCTCTCTCCCGGCAGTACTGTTTGGGTTTCGCATGTACCGCGTCGCTCTGACTTCTGACATCAGGGAAATGTTCCACCAAATAAAAATTCGCAACGCAGACAAACACTCCCAGAGGTTCTTGTGGCGGTTCGATCGTGACTCTAGCCCTAAGATTTATCTGATGGATGTCGCTACCTTCGGAAGCACCTGCTCACCGGCATCCGCTCAATTTGTCAAAAACCGGAACGCAGAGATGCACTATGAGCTTTTTCCGGAAGCCTCTAGAGATATCATATCCCATCACTATGTGGACGACTATTTGAAAAGCTTCAGCACGGAAGAAGAAGCCACAAAGGTAGGCAATGACGTCCGTATCGTCCACGGGAACGGTGGGTTTCAGCTACACAATTGGAGATCCAATAGCCAGAAGGTGCTTGAACAACTTGGAGTTGAAGACACCCTCAAAGTGAAGGAACTGGTAGAAATTACACAGACCGAGCGCGTTTTAGGAATGCTGTGGGAACCCACTACAGACGTGCTAAGCTTTTCCACACAGTTGAGTCACGAAGTGCAAAACCTGGTCGCGTCTTCAACGCGCCATACAAAACGTCAAGTCCTCAGATGCGTGATGACATTATTCGACCCGCTCGGACTCCTTGCTCCCTTTTTGATTCACGGCAAAGTACTTATTCAAGACTTATGGCGAACAGGAATCGAGTGGGACGACGAAGTACCCGACAGAGTCTATGAAAGATGGTTGAAGTGGATCGAAGTTATAGCACACATAGAAGAGATTCGAATTCCCAGATGCTACTTCCCGCAAGCCACGAAACACACTTACGATAATGTCCAGCTTCATTTATTTGTCGACGCTAGCGAAGTTGCCTATGCTTGTGCAATCTACTTACGCACTATCGTAAGTGGGCAACCGCAGTGTTGCCTGATCGGAGCCAAGGCGAAAGTCGCACCTCTGAAGCCCTGGTCGATCCCTAAACTTGAACTTCAGGGATGTGTGCTAGGGGTTAGATTGATGACCTACGTAAAGCAACACCACGCAATCACGATCTCAAGCACACATATTTGGACCGATTCCCGAACGGCACTCGCTTGGATCAAAGCAGACCCCCGGAACTACAGACCGTTTGTGTCGAATCGAGTCGGAGAAATATTGGAGCACACGGAACCAAGTCAGTGGCGTTGGGTACCATCGCGGTCGAACCCGGCGGACGAAGCTACAAAATGGGGAGTAGGACCATTTTTTGATCGCAGTAGTCAATGGTTCAATGGACCTCATTTCCTGCAACTGACCGAAGAAGAGTGGCCGAAACCAAAGGAAGAATTAACCGCTACGACCGAAGAAATGCGGGCCTCAGTCTTGCACCATCGTTCCTGGAAGCCAGTTATTATCTACGAAAAATATGCGTCTTGGGAAAAACTGCAGCGAGTGGTTGCATACGTGCTGCGACACATTCACAACCGATTAAAATTGCAACCCAGGTACGACTCACATCTCCAACAACACGAACTGAAATCTGCcgaagaaaacattattcaaatggTTCAGTTCGAGTGTTTCTCCGAAGAAATAGCTGCCTTAAAAGAGAAAAGCCCGGATCGGAATCCTATCACTGAGAAAAGTTCACTCTATAAGCTAGCACCCACAATTGACGATCGAGGGCTCCTGCGGCAAACTGGTCGTATTGGAGCTGCAAAGGAAGTACCATACGACACGAAGTTTCCACTAATACTTCCCGGAAAACATTACGTAACCGAGCTGTTAGTTGATCATTTCCATCGTAAATTCTGCCATCGAAACTCCGAAACAATCGTAAACGAGTTGCGTCAGGTTTACGAGATTCCCAATCTACGTGTTTTGGTTAAAAGCATCGGTCGCAAGTGTCTCCTGTGCCAAATACGACGCACACGACCAGTCTACCCCCCAATGGCACCGCTTCCTCCGGCTCGCTTAGCGCATCACGAGCGGGCTTTCACCTATACCGGACTTGATTATTTCGGACCCTTACTCGTCAAGATAGGACGAGCCAACGTAAAAAGGTGGATAGCTCTCTTCACGTGTCTTACGACAAGAGCCGTCCACCTGGAAGTCGCTTATAGTCTCACCACTGCGTCGTGTATTTCTACCGTGCGAAGATTCGTAGGTCGCCGTGGGGCTCCAGCAGAGTTTTACAGCGATAACGGAACAAACTTCCAGGGAGCCGAGCGAATTTTAAGACATCAAGTAAGCCAGGGGTTGTCGGAAATCTTCACTTCTAGCGATACAAAGTGGAGCTTCATTCCACCAGGAGCTCCGCATATGGGCGGCGCGTGGGAGCGCCTAGTACAATCGGTAAAAGCGGCCATGAGCGAGGCATACAGCGAGGGTAAGCTGGATGATGAGGGCCTACAGACTTTAATCGTAGAGGCTGAGCGAATTGTAAATACAAGGCCTCTTACATACTTACCACTGGATTCGTCCCACTCTGAAGCTCTAACTCCCAACCATTTCCTGCTGCTGAACTCCAATGGTAAAAGACGGATAAACGACGAGGATAGCTCGCGGGTAGGTTATGCATCAAAAACCGTGGATTTCGAAGTGAGAAGAAGTCACTTGGGAGCTTCCTGGGATTTAATACAGCGTCAGTTGGAAACTTTCTGGAAACGATGGTTGACGGAGTATCTTCCGGTTATCCGGAGACAATCAAAATGGTTCGAAAAGGTTCGACAACTAGAAGCAGGTGACCTAGTATTGGTAACGGATCCAACTAAACGGTGCGGCTGGGAACGAGGTCGTGTCGATCGTGTGCTGATGAATGACGATGGCCAGGTGAGAAGAGCGGTGGTTCAAATAGGCAAGACAAAGCACGTTCGTCCGGTGACCAGATTAGCTCTTCTAGATGTTAAAGGTGTAGTCCCACGAGTACCAGGGATACACCCGGGGGAGAATGTTGCCGCAGCGAACGAAGAAATGGCCACACTGGAGCTAACACGTGCCTACGATGTCAGTCAACGAGCAAAACAGAACGTCAAACAAACATAG